A stretch of Microbacterium sp. LWH3-1.2 DNA encodes these proteins:
- a CDS encoding DNA-directed RNA polymerase subunit beta: MAAASNASNPTTPKNGRGASRLSFAKISDTLTVPDLLALQTESFDWLVGNEAWKARVADAKAAGRTDVPEVSGLEEIFEEISPIEDLSETMQLSFTNPYLEPEKYSIEECKERGKTYAAPLYVEAEFMNHQTGEIKTQTVFMGDFPLQTDKGTFIINGTERVVVSQLVRSPGVYFDKTPDKTSDKDIVSARVIPSRGAWLEFEIDKRDQVGVRIDRKRKQSVTVFLKALGLTSEDILAEFAGFDSIEETLSKDTILTKEDALRDIYRKLRPGEQVAAEAARALLDNFYFNPKRYDLAKVGRYKINHKLGVDKPLTDSVLTVDDIVATIKYLVRLHRGDVTFDGVRGGKPAEIRLDVDDIDNFGNRRIRAVGELIQNQVRTGLSRMERVVRERMTTQDIEAITPQTLINVRPVVAAIKEFFGTSQLSQFMDQNNPLAGLTHKRRLSALGPGGLSRERAGVEVRDVHPSHYGRMCPIETPEGPNIGLIGSLASFARINAFGFIETPYRRVVEGKVTDQIDYLTASEESDYIVAQAGVELKADGSFAQDRVLARRGNGGEVDLFHSEEIGYMDVSPRQMVSVATSLIPFLEHDDANRALMGANMQRQAVPLLRSESPVVGTGMEGFAAIDAGDVVTADKAGVVVEVSADVVTVQLDEGGTQDYFLRKFDRSNQGTSYNQRVVVSAGERVEAGEVIADGPATENGELALGKNLLVAFMTWEGHNFEDAIILSQDLVKDDTLSSIHIEEYEVDARDTKLGKEEITRDLPNVSPDLLKDLDERGIIRIGAEVRPGDILVGKVTPKGETELSAEERLLRAIFNEKSREVRDTSLKVPHGEQGTIIAVKEFNAEDGDDELGSGVNRRVVVYIAQKRKITEGDKLAGRHGNKGVIAKILPVEDMPFLADGTPVQVILNPLGIPGRMNFGQVLELHLGWIAKQGWKVEGTPEWAAQLPEQAFEAPAGTKVATPVFDGAFEAEIAGLLDSTNPTRDGERLIDSSGKTQLFDGRSGEPFPAPISVGYMYILKLHHLVDDKIHARSTGPYSMITQQPLGGKAQFGGQRFGEMEVWALEAYGAAYALQELLTIKSDDILGRVKVYEAIVKGENIQEPGIPESFKVLMKEMQSLCLNVEVLSADGTAVNLRDTDDDAFRAAEELGINISSRFESSSIDEI, from the coding sequence CTCCATCGAGGAGTGCAAGGAGCGCGGCAAGACGTACGCGGCCCCGCTCTACGTCGAGGCCGAGTTCATGAACCACCAGACCGGTGAGATCAAGACCCAGACGGTCTTCATGGGCGACTTCCCGCTCCAGACCGACAAGGGCACGTTCATCATCAACGGCACCGAGCGCGTCGTCGTGTCGCAGCTCGTCCGTTCGCCCGGCGTCTACTTCGACAAGACGCCCGACAAGACGAGCGACAAGGACATCGTGTCGGCGCGCGTCATCCCGTCGCGCGGTGCCTGGCTCGAGTTCGAGATCGACAAGCGCGACCAGGTGGGCGTGCGCATCGACCGCAAGCGCAAGCAGTCGGTCACCGTCTTCCTGAAGGCCCTCGGCCTCACCAGCGAGGACATCCTCGCCGAGTTCGCCGGCTTCGACTCGATCGAGGAGACGCTCTCCAAGGACACGATCCTCACCAAGGAGGACGCGCTCCGCGACATCTACCGCAAGCTCCGTCCGGGCGAGCAGGTCGCCGCCGAGGCCGCCCGCGCGCTCCTGGACAACTTCTACTTCAACCCGAAGCGCTACGACCTCGCCAAGGTCGGCCGGTACAAGATCAACCACAAGCTCGGCGTCGACAAGCCGCTCACCGACTCGGTGCTGACGGTCGACGACATCGTCGCGACGATCAAGTACCTCGTCCGCCTCCACCGCGGCGACGTCACGTTCGACGGCGTGCGCGGCGGCAAGCCGGCCGAGATCCGCCTCGACGTCGACGACATCGACAACTTCGGCAACCGCCGTATCCGCGCGGTCGGCGAGCTCATCCAGAACCAGGTCCGCACCGGTCTGTCGCGCATGGAGCGCGTCGTCCGCGAGCGCATGACCACGCAGGACATCGAGGCGATCACGCCGCAGACCCTGATCAACGTCCGCCCCGTCGTGGCCGCGATCAAGGAGTTCTTCGGAACGTCGCAGCTGTCGCAGTTCATGGACCAGAACAACCCGCTCGCGGGTCTGACCCACAAGCGCCGCCTCTCGGCGCTCGGCCCCGGCGGTCTGTCGCGTGAGCGCGCAGGCGTCGAGGTCCGCGACGTCCACCCGTCGCACTACGGCCGCATGTGCCCCATCGAGACGCCGGAAGGCCCGAACATCGGTCTGATCGGCTCGCTCGCGTCCTTCGCGCGCATCAACGCGTTCGGCTTCATCGAGACGCCGTACCGTCGTGTCGTCGAGGGCAAGGTCACCGACCAGATCGACTACCTGACCGCCTCGGAGGAGAGCGACTACATCGTCGCCCAGGCCGGTGTCGAGCTCAAGGCCGACGGCAGCTTCGCGCAGGACCGCGTCCTGGCCCGTCGCGGCAACGGCGGCGAGGTCGACCTCTTCCACTCGGAGGAGATCGGCTACATGGACGTCTCGCCGCGCCAGATGGTGTCGGTGGCGACCTCGCTCATCCCGTTCCTCGAGCACGACGACGCCAACCGCGCCCTCATGGGCGCGAACATGCAGCGCCAGGCCGTCCCGCTCCTGCGCTCGGAGTCGCCGGTGGTCGGCACGGGTATGGAGGGCTTCGCCGCGATCGACGCCGGTGACGTCGTCACCGCCGACAAGGCAGGCGTCGTCGTCGAGGTATCGGCCGACGTCGTGACCGTGCAGCTCGACGAGGGCGGCACCCAGGACTACTTCCTGCGCAAGTTCGACCGCTCGAACCAGGGCACGTCGTACAACCAGCGCGTGGTCGTCTCGGCCGGTGAGCGCGTCGAGGCCGGCGAGGTCATCGCCGACGGTCCCGCGACCGAGAACGGCGAGCTCGCCCTCGGCAAGAACCTCCTCGTCGCGTTCATGACGTGGGAGGGTCACAACTTCGAGGACGCGATCATCCTCAGCCAGGACCTGGTGAAGGACGACACCCTCTCCTCGATCCACATCGAGGAGTACGAGGTCGACGCCCGCGACACGAAGCTCGGCAAGGAGGAGATCACGCGTGACCTCCCCAACGTCAGCCCCGACCTGCTGAAGGACCTCGACGAGCGCGGCATCATCCGCATCGGCGCCGAGGTGCGTCCCGGCGACATCCTCGTCGGCAAGGTCACGCCGAAGGGCGAGACCGAGCTGTCGGCCGAGGAGCGCCTGCTCCGCGCGATCTTCAACGAGAAGAGCCGCGAGGTCCGCGACACGTCGCTGAAGGTGCCCCACGGTGAGCAGGGCACGATCATCGCGGTCAAGGAGTTCAACGCCGAGGACGGCGACGACGAGCTCGGCTCGGGCGTCAACCGCCGCGTCGTGGTCTACATCGCCCAGAAGCGCAAGATCACCGAGGGCGACAAGCTCGCCGGTCGTCACGGCAACAAGGGCGTCATCGCGAAGATCCTCCCGGTGGAGGACATGCCGTTCCTGGCGGACGGCACGCCGGTCCAGGTCATCCTGAACCCGCTCGGCATCCCCGGTCGAATGAACTTCGGCCAGGTCCTCGAGCTCCACCTCGGCTGGATCGCCAAGCAGGGCTGGAAGGTCGAGGGCACCCCGGAGTGGGCCGCCCAGCTGCCCGAGCAGGCGTTCGAGGCTCCGGCGGGCACCAAGGTCGCCACGCCGGTGTTCGACGGCGCGTTCGAGGCCGAGATCGCGGGTCTGCTCGACTCGACGAACCCGACCCGCGACGGCGAGCGCCTGATCGACTCGTCCGGCAAGACGCAGTTGTTCGACGGCCGCTCCGGCGAGCCGTTCCCGGCTCCGATCTCGGTCGGCTACATGTACATCCTGAAGCTGCACCACCTCGTGGACGACAAGATCCACGCGCGCTCGACGGGCCCCTACTCGATGATCACCCAGCAGCCGCTCGGTGGTAAGGCGCAGTTCGGTGGCCAGCGCTTCGGTGAGATGGAGGTGTGGGCCCTCGAGGCCTACGGCGCCGCGTACGCGCTCCAGGAGCTCCTCACGATCAAGTCCGACGACATCCTCGGCCGCGTCAAGGTCTATGAGGCGATCGTCAAGGGCGAGAACATCCAGGAGCCCGGCATCCCCGAGTCGTTCAAGGTGCTCATGAAGGAGATGCAGTCGCTCTGCCTGAACGTCGAGGTCCTCTCGGCCGACGGCACGGCGGTCAACCTCCGCGACACGGACGACGACGCCTTCCGCGCCGCTGAAGAGCTCGGCATCAACATCTCCAGCCGCTTCGAGTCCTCGTCGATCGACGAGATCTAA
- the rpoC gene encoding DNA-directed RNA polymerase subunit beta', producing the protein MLESTTFDQLRIGLATADDIRRWSYGEVKKPETINYRTLKPEKDGLFGEQIFGPSRDWECACGKYKRVRFKGIVCERCGVEVTKSSVRRERMGHIELAAPVTHIWYFKGVPSRLGYLLDMAPKDLEKVIYFAAYMVISVDEEARHRDLSTQENNIRLELKTLADRRDARVAARLQKLEEELAALEEEGAKADQKKKVKDAAEKEMAAIRKGTDDQITRLEKVWEDFRTLEVGQLKGEDEIFHELQDRFGQYFEAHMGAESIKRRLEAFDLAAEADSLHLQISEGKGQRKIRAIKRLKVVNSFLQTGMSPASMVLDVVPVIPPELRPMVQLDGGRFATSDLNDLYRRVINRNNRLRRLIDLGAPEIIVNNEKRMLQEAVDALFDNGRRGRPVTGTGNRALKSLSDMLKGKQGRFRQNLLGKRVDYSGRSVIIVGPQLKLHQCGLPKQMALELFKPFVIKRLIDLGHSQNIKAAKRAVERTRPEVWDVLEEIIRERPVLLNRAPTLHRLGIQAFEPQLVEGKAIQLHPLVCAAFNADFDGDQMAVHLPLSVEAQAEARILMLASNNILKPSDGRPVTLPSQDMIIGLHHLTTVIEGATGEGRVFGSVGEAILAKDEGTLDLQAKVRIRIPGLAFLEGEAPEGYERHGLVDASLGQAIFNDTLPKGYPFVREQADKGKLSQIVNKLAEEYPKVEVAASLDRIKDAGFYWATRSGVTVALSDILTPPNKAEIVAGYEKQAAKVQGQFEKGLTTDAERRQELIKIWTEATDEVQKAMRDHFPADNTINRMVSSGARGNWLQIRNIAGMRGLVNNPKGEIIPRPIISSYREGLSVAEYFIATHGARKGLADTALRTADSGYLTRRLVDVSQDVIIREEDCGTTKGLEFTIAAPGADGALVRDANVENSVFARTLAADAVDPKGEVVASAGEDVGDVLIDKLVEAGVESIKVRSVLTCDSAVGVCAKCYGRSLATGKIVDIGEAVGIIAAQSIGEPGTQLTMRTFHTGGSASADDITQGLPRVQELFEARTPKGASPIAESDGRITIDETEKSKKVILTPDNGDEPHVYPVLKRATLLVEDGQHVTVGQPLQVGTLDPKEVMRVMGAREVQKYLVNGVQGVYRSQGVPIHDKHIEVIVRQMLRKVTVVDHGDTTLLPGELVDFKRYQQINREAVGEGKRPASGRPELMGITKASLATESWLSAASFQETTRVLTQAAMEGKSDPLVGLKENVIIGKLIPAGTGLAKYRNVTVEATEEAKSERYPNRIFASDGAYTDADLSYVDFDSFSTDGFSTDYN; encoded by the coding sequence GTGCTCGAATCAACCACTTTCGATCAGCTTCGCATCGGCCTGGCCACCGCTGACGACATCCGTCGTTGGTCCTACGGCGAGGTCAAGAAGCCCGAGACCATCAACTACCGCACCCTGAAGCCCGAGAAGGACGGTCTGTTCGGTGAGCAGATCTTCGGACCCTCGCGCGACTGGGAGTGCGCGTGCGGCAAGTACAAGCGCGTCCGCTTCAAGGGCATCGTCTGCGAGCGATGCGGCGTCGAGGTCACCAAGTCCTCTGTCCGCCGTGAGCGCATGGGCCACATCGAGCTCGCCGCGCCCGTCACGCACATCTGGTACTTCAAGGGCGTGCCCTCGCGCCTCGGGTACCTGCTCGACATGGCGCCGAAGGACCTCGAGAAGGTCATCTACTTCGCGGCCTACATGGTGATCTCGGTCGACGAAGAGGCGCGCCACCGCGACCTCTCGACGCAGGAGAACAACATCCGCCTCGAGCTGAAGACGCTCGCCGACCGCCGCGACGCGCGGGTGGCCGCCCGCCTCCAGAAGCTGGAGGAGGAGCTCGCCGCGCTCGAGGAGGAGGGCGCCAAGGCCGACCAGAAGAAGAAGGTCAAGGACGCCGCCGAGAAGGAGATGGCCGCTATCCGCAAGGGTACGGACGACCAGATCACGCGTCTCGAGAAGGTGTGGGAGGACTTCCGCACGCTCGAGGTCGGCCAGCTCAAGGGCGAGGACGAGATCTTCCACGAGCTCCAGGACCGCTTCGGTCAGTACTTCGAGGCCCACATGGGCGCCGAGTCGATCAAGCGTCGCCTCGAGGCCTTCGACCTGGCGGCCGAGGCCGACAGCCTGCACCTGCAGATCTCGGAGGGCAAGGGCCAGCGCAAGATCCGTGCGATCAAGCGCCTCAAGGTCGTCAACTCGTTCCTGCAGACCGGCATGAGCCCGGCCTCGATGGTGCTCGACGTCGTTCCGGTGATCCCGCCGGAGCTGCGCCCGATGGTGCAGCTGGACGGTGGCCGCTTCGCGACCTCCGACCTGAACGACCTGTACCGTCGCGTCATCAACCGCAACAACCGCCTCCGTCGCCTGATCGACCTCGGTGCCCCCGAGATCATCGTCAACAACGAGAAGCGCATGCTGCAGGAGGCCGTCGACGCGCTGTTCGACAACGGCCGTCGCGGTCGCCCCGTCACCGGTACCGGCAACCGCGCCCTCAAGTCCCTGAGCGACATGCTCAAGGGAAAGCAGGGTCGCTTCCGCCAGAACCTGCTCGGCAAGCGCGTGGACTACTCGGGCCGTTCGGTCATCATCGTGGGTCCGCAGCTCAAGCTCCACCAGTGCGGTCTGCCCAAGCAGATGGCGCTCGAGCTGTTCAAGCCGTTCGTGATCAAGCGCCTGATCGACCTCGGCCACTCGCAGAACATCAAGGCGGCCAAGCGCGCCGTCGAGCGCACCCGTCCCGAGGTGTGGGACGTGCTCGAGGAGATCATCCGCGAGCGTCCCGTGCTGCTCAACCGTGCGCCGACGCTCCACCGCCTCGGCATCCAGGCCTTCGAGCCGCAGCTCGTCGAGGGCAAGGCCATCCAGCTGCACCCGCTCGTCTGCGCCGCCTTCAACGCGGACTTCGACGGTGACCAGATGGCCGTGCACCTGCCGCTGTCGGTCGAGGCCCAGGCCGAGGCCCGCATCCTGATGCTCGCCTCGAACAACATCCTGAAGCCCTCGGACGGCCGCCCGGTGACCCTGCCCTCGCAGGACATGATCATCGGTCTGCACCACCTGACCACGGTCATCGAGGGTGCGACGGGTGAGGGCCGCGTGTTCGGCTCGGTCGGCGAGGCGATCCTGGCGAAGGACGAGGGCACCCTCGACCTGCAGGCCAAGGTCCGCATCCGCATCCCGGGGCTCGCATTCCTCGAGGGCGAAGCCCCGGAGGGCTACGAGCGCCACGGCCTCGTGGACGCGTCGCTCGGCCAGGCGATCTTCAACGACACGCTCCCCAAGGGCTACCCGTTCGTGCGCGAGCAGGCCGACAAGGGCAAGCTGTCGCAGATCGTCAACAAGCTCGCCGAGGAGTACCCGAAGGTGGAGGTCGCGGCTTCGCTCGACCGCATCAAGGACGCCGGCTTCTACTGGGCCACCCGCTCGGGTGTCACGGTGGCGCTGAGCGACATCCTCACGCCGCCGAACAAGGCCGAGATCGTCGCCGGCTACGAGAAGCAGGCCGCGAAGGTCCAGGGCCAGTTCGAGAAGGGTCTCACCACCGACGCCGAGCGTCGTCAGGAGCTCATCAAGATCTGGACCGAGGCGACCGACGAGGTCCAGAAGGCGATGCGCGACCACTTCCCGGCCGACAACACCATCAACCGCATGGTCTCGTCGGGTGCCCGTGGTAACTGGCTGCAGATCCGCAACATCGCGGGTATGCGAGGCCTGGTGAACAACCCGAAGGGTGAGATCATCCCGCGCCCGATCATCTCCTCGTACCGCGAGGGTCTGTCGGTGGCGGAGTACTTCATCGCGACGCACGGTGCCCGTAAGGGTCTGGCCGACACGGCCCTCCGTACGGCCGACTCGGGCTACCTCACCCGTCGCCTCGTGGACGTCTCGCAGGATGTCATCATCCGCGAGGAGGACTGCGGCACGACCAAGGGTCTCGAGTTCACCATCGCCGCTCCGGGCGCCGACGGCGCGCTGGTGCGCGACGCGAACGTCGAGAACTCGGTGTTCGCCCGCACGCTCGCGGCCGACGCGGTCGACCCGAAGGGCGAGGTCGTCGCTTCGGCCGGTGAGGACGTCGGCGACGTGCTCATCGACAAGCTCGTCGAGGCGGGTGTCGAGTCCATCAAGGTGCGCTCGGTGCTCACCTGCGACTCGGCTGTCGGCGTCTGCGCGAAGTGCTACGGCCGTTCGCTCGCGACCGGAAAGATCGTCGACATCGGCGAGGCCGTCGGCATCATCGCGGCCCAGTCGATCGGTGAGCCCGGCACGCAGCTGACGATGCGTACGTTCCACACCGGTGGTTCGGCCTCGGCCGACGACATCACGCAGGGTCTTCCCCGCGTGCAGGAGCTGTTCGAGGCCCGCACCCCGAAGGGCGCGTCGCCGATCGCGGAGTCCGACGGCCGCATCACGATCGACGAGACCGAGAAGTCGAAGAAGGTCATCCTCACGCCCGACAACGGCGACGAGCCGCACGTCTACCCGGTCCTGAAGCGCGCGACGCTCCTGGTCGAGGACGGTCAGCATGTCACCGTCGGTCAGCCCCTCCAGGTCGGCACGCTCGACCCCAAGGAGGTCATGCGTGTCATGGGTGCCCGCGAGGTGCAGAAGTACCTCGTCAACGGCGTCCAGGGCGTGTACCGCTCGCAGGGTGTGCCGATCCACGACAAGCACATCGAGGTCATCGTCCGTCAGATGCTGCGCAAGGTCACCGTGGTCGACCACGGCGACACCACGCTGCTGCCGGGTGAGCTGGTGGACTTCAAGCGCTACCAGCAGATCAACCGCGAGGCGGTCGGCGAGGGCAAGCGCCCCGCGTCGGGTCGCCCCGAGCTGATGGGTATCACGAAGGCATCGCTCGCGACGGAGTCGTGGCTGTCGGCCGCGTCGTTCCAGGAGACCACCCGCGTCCTCACGCAGGCGGCCATGGAGGGCAAGAGCGATCCGCTCGTCGGCCTCAAGGAGAACGTCATCATCGGAAAGCTCATCCCCGCCGGAACCGGCCTTGCGAAGTACCGCAACGTCACGGTCGAGGCGACGGAGGAGGCGAAGAGCGAGCGGTACCCCAACCGCATCTTCGCCTCGGACGGCGCGTACACCGACGCCGACCTGAGCTACGTCGACTTCGACAGCTTCTCCACGGACGGCTTCAGCACCGACTACAACTGA
- a CDS encoding DUF3618 domain-containing protein yields the protein MSNADQIRADIEVTRDELGRDVDALADKVSPPKIMERQKTRVRQVLGDVRGRVMGVADDIGDSASSAGHTVGDKVGAAGEAVKDLPHRARRQTQGTPLVVGLLAAGAGFLVASLIPTTDAEKRWSTQLRDQAQPLVDKAVDKAKDAAQEVAQNLKEPAKDAVEQVKESAVSSAETVKDEAQSTAERVKENVAPSSGSTGTTGTTGTTGTTGDTGGPTQY from the coding sequence ATGAGCAACGCAGATCAGATCCGCGCCGACATCGAGGTGACGCGGGACGAACTGGGCCGGGACGTCGACGCACTCGCCGACAAGGTCTCGCCCCCGAAGATCATGGAGCGGCAGAAGACGCGCGTCCGGCAGGTGCTCGGCGACGTCAGGGGTCGCGTGATGGGAGTCGCCGACGACATCGGCGACTCGGCCTCCTCGGCCGGCCACACGGTGGGCGACAAGGTCGGCGCCGCGGGCGAGGCGGTCAAGGACCTGCCGCACAGGGCCAGGCGCCAGACCCAGGGCACGCCGCTCGTGGTGGGCCTCCTCGCCGCGGGCGCCGGCTTCCTCGTCGCCAGCCTGATCCCGACGACCGATGCCGAGAAGCGCTGGAGCACCCAGCTGCGCGACCAGGCTCAGCCGCTCGTCGACAAGGCGGTCGACAAGGCGAAGGATGCTGCGCAGGAGGTCGCGCAGAACCTCAAGGAGCCGGCGAAGGACGCCGTCGAACAGGTCAAGGAGTCGGCCGTCTCGTCGGCGGAGACCGTGAAGGACGAGGCGCAGAGCACCGCCGAGCGGGTCAAGGAGAACGTCGCACCGAGCAGCGGCTCGACGGGAACCACGGGAACGACGGGAACGACCGGCACCACCGGCGACACCGGGGGGCCGACGCAGTACTGA
- a CDS encoding phage holin family protein gives MTDMPTPSQQKAAETSLGELVGEVSRDLSDLMRKELELAKAELSESAKRAGAGAGLLGGAGYAGLMAVFFLSVAIWWGLGDLVDSLGWSAVIVAVLWVIVAGILYAVGRKRLKTVQGAPKTVETVKEIPEALKRNQENR, from the coding sequence ATGACGGACATGCCCACGCCGTCTCAGCAGAAGGCGGCCGAGACATCGCTGGGCGAGCTGGTCGGCGAGGTCTCCCGTGACCTTTCAGATCTCATGCGCAAGGAGCTCGAACTCGCGAAGGCCGAGCTCTCGGAGTCGGCCAAACGGGCCGGTGCAGGTGCCGGGCTCCTCGGCGGGGCGGGATACGCCGGCCTGATGGCCGTGTTCTTCCTGTCCGTCGCGATCTGGTGGGGTCTGGGCGATCTCGTCGACAGCCTGGGCTGGTCGGCCGTCATCGTGGCGGTCCTCTGGGTCATCGTGGCCGGGATCCTCTACGCCGTCGGGCGCAAGCGACTGAAGACCGTGCAAGGGGCGCCGAAGACGGTGGAGACCGTCAAGGAGATCCCCGAGGCGCTCAAGAGAAACCAGGAGAACCGATAA
- a CDS encoding ABC transporter — MSDPKSSYGEPVEEPHGVDDVVGRANEGLADAEAARRDAGATETPAAETPADAAGTPDTSGAAASADGASTTVATPAAAQPDPWDSPEAASLDYTSTPTPAADDSPTVVVPPVVTPSEPVIAEPAVVAAPAPQPIFVQAPEAPRPRGNRAAAGAIGLLAALAFAVLYLAVWLGVDAIKGDVTGDNVGTTALEALATWSLWVPVVVFFIGFWLLGAIINRGRWGAWVIFGILVGAAAYGGHILGALFQAPFWNLTASEGAKLVEAELLAPLAIAAFIIGRELTIWFGAWAAARAKRVTELNVEAQREYERTLEAGPQLVQQ, encoded by the coding sequence ATGAGTGACCCCAAGTCGTCCTACGGCGAGCCGGTCGAGGAGCCGCACGGCGTCGACGACGTCGTCGGCCGTGCGAACGAAGGCCTCGCCGACGCCGAGGCCGCCCGCCGTGATGCCGGCGCCACCGAGACTCCCGCCGCAGAGACCCCCGCCGACGCTGCCGGGACGCCCGACACCTCCGGCGCGGCCGCGTCCGCCGACGGCGCCTCGACCACCGTCGCGACGCCGGCCGCCGCCCAGCCCGACCCGTGGGACTCGCCGGAGGCGGCGTCCCTCGACTACACGTCGACCCCGACCCCCGCCGCTGACGACTCGCCGACCGTCGTGGTGCCACCGGTCGTCACCCCGAGCGAGCCCGTCATCGCCGAGCCCGCGGTCGTCGCCGCGCCCGCCCCGCAGCCGATCTTCGTTCAGGCGCCCGAGGCGCCGCGTCCGCGGGGAAACCGCGCCGCCGCCGGCGCGATCGGCCTGCTCGCCGCCCTCGCGTTCGCCGTGCTCTACCTGGCGGTGTGGCTCGGCGTCGACGCGATCAAGGGCGACGTCACCGGCGACAACGTCGGGACGACCGCCCTCGAGGCTCTCGCGACCTGGTCGCTGTGGGTGCCCGTGGTGGTGTTCTTCATCGGCTTCTGGCTGCTCGGCGCCATCATCAATCGCGGCCGTTGGGGCGCGTGGGTGATCTTCGGCATCCTCGTCGGTGCCGCCGCCTACGGCGGACACATCCTGGGAGCGCTGTTCCAAGCGCCGTTCTGGAACCTCACCGCCAGCGAGGGTGCGAAACTCGTCGAGGCCGAGCTGCTGGCGCCGCTGGCGATCGCCGCGTTCATCATCGGCCGCGAGCTCACGATCTGGTTCGGCGCGTGGGCAGCCGCGCGCGCGAAGCGCGTCACCGAGCTCAACGTCGAGGCGCAGCGCGAGTACGAGCGCACGCTCGAGGCAGGCCCGCAGCTCGTCCAGCAGTGA
- a CDS encoding spermidine/putrescine ABC transporter substrate-binding protein, giving the protein MERSLETQVSQAVDAWLAWVPRWEPATHHGRTAPCRRCFGSPVLSAAGLGADVPHGVQHGLSTRIKTIVDRSVAEYTALNLPMLQAELDQQAARNRARSYRPGEGLDPEFEGLPMDPDPVPGAPFLFTIAGLAEEADAHVPALPPLSEEAKAALRQEVGLADDYANMVGREVCTILLHHRLRIQAAVTEYVEPQIEAMLADLTKSLDAPFDPHDPGGLRG; this is encoded by the coding sequence GTGGAGCGGTCGCTCGAGACCCAGGTCAGCCAGGCGGTGGACGCCTGGCTCGCGTGGGTGCCTCGCTGGGAGCCCGCGACCCACCACGGCCGGACCGCCCCGTGTCGCCGCTGCTTCGGGTCGCCCGTGCTCTCGGCCGCCGGCCTCGGCGCCGATGTGCCGCACGGTGTGCAGCACGGCCTGTCGACCCGGATCAAGACGATCGTCGACCGGTCCGTCGCCGAGTACACCGCGCTGAACCTGCCGATGCTGCAGGCCGAGCTCGACCAGCAGGCCGCCCGCAACCGCGCGCGCAGCTACCGTCCGGGCGAGGGGCTCGACCCCGAGTTCGAGGGGCTGCCGATGGACCCCGATCCGGTGCCGGGCGCACCCTTCCTGTTCACGATCGCGGGACTCGCCGAGGAGGCCGACGCGCACGTGCCGGCGCTCCCGCCGCTGAGCGAGGAGGCCAAGGCGGCGCTCCGCCAGGAGGTCGGGCTCGCCGACGACTACGCGAACATGGTGGGCCGCGAGGTGTGCACGATCCTGTTGCACCATCGCCTGCGCATCCAGGCCGCGGTGACAGAGTACGTCGAGCCCCAGATCGAGGCGATGCTCGCCGATCTCACCAAGTCGCTCGACGCACCGTTCGACCCCCACGACCCCGGGGGGCTCCGCGGCTAG
- a CDS encoding serine/threonine-protein kinase gives MAARLPSAPPILPGLAYIRPLGSGGFADVFLYEQDMPRRNVAVKVMPSDVRDPELRRMFNAEADVLAHLSAHPSIVTVYQASISADGRPYIVMEYCPGSLAQRYRVERIPVEEVLAIGVRMASALESAHRAGLIHRDVKPSNILITTFGTPVLADFGISASLQRKSGGEVLAMSIPWSAPEVVAERTSGTVTSEVWSLGATVYSLLAGHSPFERRERGQNTKDLLRKRIARATYVEIPRADVPASLQAVLATAMSRDPGRRHDSARAFGEGLREVQSGLGLSPTPLEIPDEEWSPASAPVDFADSALRGPARSHVERDLTRKARAGTGVAQLARDEDTEISAPARRRGRAVLPWAIGVGAGIVAGAGAVVVALMVAGVL, from the coding sequence GTGGCGGCACGGCTTCCCTCGGCGCCCCCGATCCTTCCGGGACTCGCCTACATCCGCCCGCTCGGCTCGGGCGGATTCGCCGACGTCTTCCTCTACGAGCAGGACATGCCACGTCGCAACGTCGCGGTGAAGGTCATGCCGAGCGACGTGCGCGACCCGGAGCTTCGGCGAATGTTCAACGCCGAGGCCGACGTGCTGGCGCACCTGTCGGCACACCCTTCGATCGTGACGGTCTACCAGGCGAGCATCTCGGCAGACGGCCGCCCGTACATCGTCATGGAGTACTGCCCCGGCTCTCTGGCGCAGCGCTACCGAGTCGAGCGCATCCCGGTCGAGGAGGTGCTCGCCATCGGCGTGCGCATGGCGAGCGCGCTCGAGTCCGCGCACCGCGCCGGCCTCATCCACCGCGACGTGAAACCCAGCAACATCCTCATCACCACATTCGGCACGCCCGTGCTCGCCGACTTCGGCATCTCAGCCTCGCTGCAGCGCAAGAGCGGCGGCGAGGTGCTGGCGATGTCGATCCCGTGGAGTGCTCCCGAGGTCGTCGCCGAGCGGACGAGCGGGACGGTGACGAGCGAGGTGTGGAGCCTCGGTGCCACGGTGTACTCGCTGCTGGCCGGCCACAGCCCGTTCGAGCGCCGCGAGCGCGGCCAGAACACCAAGGACCTGCTGCGCAAGCGCATCGCGCGCGCCACCTACGTCGAGATCCCGCGGGCCGACGTCCCGGCGTCGCTGCAGGCCGTGCTCGCGACCGCGATGAGCCGCGACCCCGGTCGCCGCCACGACTCCGCCCGTGCCTTCGGCGAAGGGCTGCGCGAGGTGCAGTCGGGGCTCGGCCTCTCGCCGACGCCGCTCGAGATCCCGGACGAGGAGTGGTCTCCCGCATCCGCTCCCGTCGATTTCGCGGATTCGGCGCTGCGAGGACCCGCGCGTTCGCACGTGGAGCGCGATCTCACGCGCAAGGCGCGCGCCGGCACCGGCGTCGCGCAGCTCGCCCGTGACGAGGACACCGAGATCTCCGCACCCGCCCGCCGCCGCGGTCGGGCCGTGCTGCCCTGGGCCATCGGCGTCGGAGCGGGGATCGTCGCGGGGGCCGGCGCGGTCGTCGTGGCGCTGATGGTCGCAGGGGTGCTCTGA